In a genomic window of Bordetella petrii:
- a CDS encoding TAXI family TRAP transporter solute-binding subunit, giving the protein MSFKNWIKTLTVALAVAGAVGPAHAQQFFRIGTGGTAGTYYPVGGMIANAISQPGKLIATAVASNGSVANINGILGGSLEAGFTQSDVAYWAFTGTGTFDGKPKAENLRLIATLYPESIHLVARKGAGIKSVADLRGKRVSMDEPGSGTLVDVRLILGAFGMTDKDIDAEYLKPNQAGDKLKDGGLDAFFFVGGAPAGAIAELASSGAGIELVPIVGPEIDKLRSQQEFFTPDTIAAGMYQGIGEVKTISVNAQMVTSTKLSEQTVYDITKALYSDATRKVLDNGHAKGKLITKENAVKGAGIPFHPGAEKFYKEAGLL; this is encoded by the coding sequence ATGTCCTTCAAGAACTGGATCAAGACCCTGACCGTGGCGCTGGCCGTGGCCGGCGCTGTCGGCCCCGCCCACGCACAGCAATTCTTCCGCATCGGCACCGGCGGCACGGCCGGCACCTATTACCCGGTGGGCGGCATGATCGCCAACGCCATCTCGCAGCCCGGCAAGCTCATCGCCACGGCGGTCGCCTCGAACGGCTCGGTGGCCAACATCAACGGCATTCTGGGCGGTTCGCTGGAAGCCGGCTTCACGCAATCCGACGTGGCGTACTGGGCCTTTACCGGCACCGGCACCTTCGACGGCAAGCCCAAGGCCGAAAACCTGCGCCTGATCGCCACCCTGTACCCGGAAAGCATTCACCTGGTGGCGCGCAAGGGGGCGGGCATCAAGTCGGTGGCCGACCTGCGCGGCAAGCGCGTGTCCATGGACGAACCCGGTTCGGGCACCCTGGTCGACGTGCGCCTGATCCTGGGCGCCTTCGGCATGACCGACAAAGACATCGACGCCGAATACCTGAAGCCCAACCAGGCTGGCGACAAGCTCAAAGATGGCGGCCTGGACGCCTTCTTCTTCGTGGGCGGCGCCCCGGCCGGCGCCATTGCCGAACTGGCTTCCAGCGGCGCGGGCATCGAGCTGGTGCCCATCGTGGGCCCCGAAATCGACAAGCTGCGCAGCCAGCAGGAGTTCTTCACGCCCGACACCATTGCCGCCGGCATGTACCAAGGCATCGGCGAAGTGAAGACCATCTCGGTGAACGCGCAAATGGTCACATCCACCAAGCTGTCGGAACAGACGGTCTATGACATCACCAAGGCGCTGTACAGCGACGCCACCCGCAAGGTGCTGGACAACGGCCACGCCAAGGGCAAGCTGATCACCAAAGAAAACGCCGTCAAGGGCGCCGGCATCCCGTTCCACCCGGGCGCCGAGAAATTCTACAAAGAAGCCGGGTTGCTGTGA
- a CDS encoding IS110 family RNA-guided transposase, translating into MFFLGIDVSKAKLNCALVGAEGDKRKTKVVANTVAGIQALLGWCAKQGAQPEQLHVVLEPTGPYHEQAGTALHEAGATVSMINPAQARDFAGALAVRTKNDELDSYVLARYGQALCPPAWQPAPLHARQLRALLARHEALAKDLQRELNRQEKAQFGQSPEPVTGSIDKSVAFLTEQIKRLERAINDHIDRHPDLKEDRDLLTSIPAVGPQTGNALLSIMHNRRIESPQALAAYLGLVPVQRQSGTSLNGRPRLSKTGPARVRATLYMAAVVAVRHNPHIQALYARLLAAGKSKMAALGAAMRKLAHLCFGVLKNRTPYRSDYALPA; encoded by the coding sequence ATGTTTTTTCTGGGAATTGACGTCTCAAAGGCCAAGCTCAACTGCGCGCTGGTCGGCGCCGAGGGCGATAAGCGCAAGACCAAGGTGGTGGCTAATACGGTGGCCGGGATTCAGGCGCTGTTAGGCTGGTGCGCCAAGCAAGGCGCGCAGCCCGAGCAGTTGCACGTGGTGCTCGAGCCGACCGGGCCGTACCACGAGCAGGCGGGCACCGCGTTGCATGAGGCGGGGGCCACGGTCTCGATGATCAATCCGGCGCAGGCGCGCGATTTTGCCGGTGCGCTGGCGGTGCGCACCAAGAACGATGAGCTCGACAGCTACGTGCTGGCCCGCTATGGCCAGGCGCTGTGCCCGCCGGCCTGGCAGCCGGCGCCGCTGCACGCGCGGCAACTGCGCGCGCTGCTGGCCCGGCACGAGGCGCTGGCCAAGGATCTGCAGCGTGAGCTCAACCGGCAGGAGAAGGCCCAGTTCGGCCAGTCGCCCGAGCCGGTCACCGGCTCGATCGACAAAAGCGTGGCGTTCCTGACCGAGCAGATCAAGCGTCTGGAGCGCGCGATCAACGACCATATCGACCGCCATCCCGACCTGAAAGAGGACCGGGACCTGCTGACCAGCATCCCGGCGGTCGGCCCACAGACCGGCAACGCGTTGCTGTCGATCATGCATAACCGGCGCATTGAATCGCCGCAGGCGTTGGCGGCCTATCTGGGCCTGGTGCCCGTACAGCGCCAGTCCGGCACCAGCCTGAACGGCCGGCCTCGGCTGTCCAAGACCGGGCCGGCTCGGGTGCGGGCCACCCTGTACATGGCCGCGGTCGTGGCTGTGCGCCATAACCCCCACATACAGGCGCTCTATGCCCGCCTGCTGGCCGCCGGCAAGAGCAAGATGGCTGCTCTCGGCGCCGCCATGCGCAAGCTCGCTCACTTATGCTTCGGCGTGCTTAAAAACCGCACCCCTTATCGCAGCGATTACGCGTTACCCGCTTGA
- a CDS encoding GDYXXLXY domain-containing protein: MQVGPTGHAGSELHAWRQFLARGTLWLGVWLLGSAVICWVAANWQDMSKFQRFAGAQALLAVCVLAAAWAGWRLRAATGARRHAPGALLALAGLLLGALLALLGQTYQTGADTWELFAWWAALLLPWALVAASQAVWLLWVVVVNVAALLYLGAFGGLFWWAIGPGLPTLLLAALNLLLLAAWECAAWRWRAGTRVGPRVLAALIIGTLVLALTFGDSVLRGLGSITGAAWVAVTLGLGYYYQRARRDLLILAMLAAGAICVSMRLAGEWLLNLEPGVWAILPLAGLLMAEAVWAARWLRRLAAELPAGRALADAEPAGASAGNAVAPADPGTPVAGLADPDAEPQLGPAWYVQGLLGLSAWLATLLLLLFLAVSGLVQTQQGAMVMGLVLCAAAVAVLRTDAGPFWRQCATAMGFAGQILVAFGLSQSASLSSACAFVLLLGVAVYALAPDALLRFLSAWMIALALAGLIWLGLVPGLMNDGLLDMWLDFDTVRATFVWLPVAVAGAWTAAAAFCVGHRLARTRPNVLLPLAWAFVLAVQGMVWMAGGVSLTQLPVIWQLNPVTALLTVAAVLLPVACALAVLWPRRRLLTAGVLWGVPLGLLALALCWLPSPGIAFALAWMLLGFGLNRSRLTIFGGLSLLAYLVVYYYQLQVPLLDKALWLGGAALLMFFLRALVWLVPRLMRTAEQPSAAMTGPAPAALRWRTAVVLGGLALVLAVVNGAIWQREAVLANGRIAILELAPVDPRSLMQGDYMALRFAAGNEVMQRLAADPEAAPVPDGYVVLVPDGDGVARVARIQASAQPHASQEIALRYRMRSGQVRIVTNAYFFPEGQADRYAAARYGEVRVGEDGTGLLVRMLGADRQPL; encoded by the coding sequence ATGCAAGTCGGGCCTACAGGACACGCGGGATCGGAACTGCACGCTTGGCGGCAATTTCTGGCCCGCGGCACCCTATGGTTGGGCGTCTGGCTGCTGGGCAGCGCCGTCATCTGCTGGGTGGCCGCCAACTGGCAAGACATGTCCAAGTTCCAGCGCTTCGCCGGGGCGCAGGCGCTGCTGGCGGTGTGCGTGCTGGCTGCCGCATGGGCCGGCTGGCGCCTGCGCGCGGCCACCGGGGCGCGCCGCCATGCCCCGGGGGCGTTGCTGGCGCTGGCCGGGTTGCTGCTGGGCGCCCTGCTCGCCCTGCTGGGCCAAACATACCAGACCGGCGCCGATACCTGGGAACTGTTCGCCTGGTGGGCAGCGCTGCTGCTGCCGTGGGCGCTGGTGGCGGCCAGCCAGGCGGTGTGGCTGCTGTGGGTGGTGGTTGTCAATGTGGCGGCGCTGCTCTATCTAGGAGCCTTCGGGGGCCTGTTCTGGTGGGCCATCGGCCCCGGCCTGCCCACCTTGCTGCTGGCGGCCCTGAACCTGTTGCTGCTGGCCGCCTGGGAATGCGCCGCCTGGCGCTGGCGGGCCGGCACCCGGGTCGGGCCGCGCGTACTGGCGGCCCTGATCATCGGCACCTTGGTGCTGGCGCTGACGTTCGGCGATTCCGTGTTGCGCGGGCTGGGTTCGATCACCGGCGCGGCCTGGGTGGCGGTAACGCTGGGCCTGGGGTACTACTATCAACGCGCCCGCCGCGACCTGCTCATCCTGGCCATGCTGGCCGCCGGCGCCATTTGCGTGTCGATGCGTCTGGCGGGCGAATGGCTGCTTAACCTTGAGCCCGGCGTGTGGGCCATTTTGCCGCTGGCCGGCCTGCTCATGGCCGAGGCGGTCTGGGCCGCGCGCTGGCTGCGCAGGCTGGCGGCCGAGCTGCCCGCGGGCCGCGCGCTGGCCGATGCCGAGCCGGCCGGCGCGTCGGCCGGCAACGCCGTGGCGCCGGCCGATCCCGGCACGCCCGTGGCCGGCTTGGCCGACCCCGACGCCGAGCCGCAATTGGGCCCGGCCTGGTATGTGCAGGGCCTGCTGGGCCTGAGCGCCTGGCTGGCCACTTTGTTGCTGCTGTTGTTCCTGGCGGTGTCGGGCCTGGTCCAGACCCAGCAGGGGGCCATGGTGATGGGCCTGGTGCTGTGCGCGGCGGCGGTGGCCGTGCTGCGCACCGACGCCGGGCCGTTCTGGCGGCAATGCGCCACGGCCATGGGTTTCGCCGGGCAGATACTGGTGGCGTTCGGCTTGTCGCAGTCGGCGTCGTTGTCCAGCGCCTGCGCCTTTGTGCTGCTGCTGGGCGTGGCGGTGTACGCCCTGGCGCCCGACGCGCTGCTGCGCTTCCTGAGCGCCTGGATGATCGCCCTGGCGCTGGCTGGGCTCATCTGGCTGGGCCTGGTGCCTGGGCTGATGAACGACGGCCTGCTCGACATGTGGCTCGATTTCGACACGGTGCGCGCTACGTTCGTCTGGTTGCCGGTGGCGGTGGCCGGCGCCTGGACGGCCGCCGCGGCGTTCTGCGTGGGCCACCGGCTGGCCCGCACTCGGCCCAATGTGCTGCTGCCCCTGGCCTGGGCCTTCGTGCTGGCCGTGCAGGGCATGGTCTGGATGGCGGGCGGCGTGTCGCTGACGCAGTTGCCGGTGATCTGGCAGCTGAACCCGGTAACGGCCCTGCTGACCGTCGCGGCGGTGCTGTTGCCGGTTGCCTGCGCCCTGGCGGTGTTGTGGCCGCGCCGGCGGCTGCTGACTGCCGGCGTGCTGTGGGGCGTTCCGTTGGGCCTGCTGGCCCTGGCGCTGTGCTGGCTGCCCAGCCCGGGCATCGCTTTTGCGCTGGCCTGGATGCTGCTGGGCTTTGGCCTGAACCGCTCGCGCCTGACGATATTTGGCGGCCTGAGCCTGCTGGCGTACCTGGTGGTTTATTACTATCAATTGCAGGTGCCGCTGCTCGACAAGGCCCTGTGGCTGGGCGGCGCCGCGTTGCTGATGTTCTTCCTGCGCGCCCTGGTGTGGCTGGTGCCGCGCCTGATGCGCACCGCCGAACAGCCATCCGCCGCCATGACGGGCCCGGCGCCGGCGGCGCTGCGCTGGCGCACGGCGGTGGTGCTGGGCGGGCTGGCGCTGGTGCTGGCCGTGGTCAATGGCGCCATCTGGCAGCGCGAGGCGGTGCTGGCCAATGGGCGTATCGCCATCCTGGAGCTGGCGCCGGTCGATCCGCGTTCGCTGATGCAGGGCGATTACATGGCCCTGCGGTTCGCCGCCGGCAACGAGGTCATGCAGCGCCTGGCGGCCGACCCCGAGGCCGCGCCGGTGCCCGATGGCTACGTGGTGCTGGTGCCCGACGGCGACGGCGTGGCGCGGGTTGCGCGCATCCAGGCCAGCGCGCAGCCGCATGCCAGCCAGGAAATTGCCCTGCGCTACCGCATGCGGTCCGGCCAGGTGCGTATTGTCACCAACGCGTATTTCTTCCCGGAGGGGCAGGCGGACCGCTATGCAGCGGCGCGCTATGGCGAAGTGCGGGTCGGCGAAGACGGCACGGGGCTGCTGGTGCGCATGCTGGGTGCTGACCGGCAGCCGTTGTAG
- a CDS encoding TRAP transporter permease, whose protein sequence is MEIDHEQTQKLAEKFDSEIRFRPLAKTATWIVSILLVSLSLFHYYTAGFGLLREATHRGVHLAFVLSLIFLVFGFSKAHYQREPRSTFLAPGGVPLYDWIIAIALAFSVLYIPYIFEDLAFRVGNPLPLDVFMGTILIVGLLEGTRRAMGWPLPIIALVFLAYAAFGPIFPGLLKHAGNSWPQIVNHMYLTSQGIYGVAVGVVATYVFHFVLFGVLASRIGLGQLFLDVASTLAGRYAGGPAKVSVFGSAMFGMLSGSSVANAVTVGSLTIPAMIRIGYPRHFAAGVEAASSTGGQITPPIMGAAAFLMIEFLDIPYQQIIVAGIFPAFLYFFGMFMQVHFEAKREGLRGLRADEMPNLRDSFKRRWPTLLPLVGLIAVLASGRTPYLAAFTGITGCILVGLLNPYQRLKLRDLYDSFETGAKYALAVGAAAGTVGLVIGVVTLTGVGFKVSYIVISAAQAIAGGVGAVIPDIIANTQTLTLIAALVMTGIVCILMGCGIPTTANYLIMVAVAAPTLVQLGVQPIAAHFFVFYFGILADITPPVALAAYAAAGMAGSDPFKTGNTAFRLGITKLIVPFVFVFSPSLLISVQGFSWYAFFLTLLGCMIGLVLLSAALSRYLLVTLKPWERWVCVVGALLTIIPGLGSGLVGLAVCIPVFIRQLTQFKAEKTLPAA, encoded by the coding sequence ATGGAAATCGATCACGAACAAACCCAGAAACTGGCGGAAAAATTCGATTCCGAAATCCGCTTCCGCCCCCTGGCCAAGACCGCCACCTGGATCGTTTCGATCCTGCTGGTGTCGCTGTCGCTATTTCACTACTACACCGCGGGCTTCGGCCTGCTGCGCGAGGCCACGCACCGCGGCGTGCACCTGGCATTCGTGCTTAGCCTGATCTTCCTGGTGTTCGGCTTCAGCAAGGCGCATTACCAGCGCGAGCCGCGCTCCACCTTCCTGGCGCCGGGCGGCGTGCCGCTGTACGACTGGATCATCGCCATCGCGCTGGCCTTCAGCGTGCTGTATATCCCGTACATTTTCGAAGACCTGGCCTTCCGTGTCGGCAACCCCCTGCCGCTTGACGTGTTCATGGGCACGATCCTGATCGTGGGCCTGCTGGAAGGTACGCGGCGCGCCATGGGCTGGCCGCTGCCCATCATCGCGTTGGTGTTCCTGGCCTACGCCGCCTTCGGCCCCATCTTCCCGGGCCTGCTCAAGCACGCAGGCAACAGCTGGCCGCAGATCGTCAACCACATGTACCTGACCAGCCAGGGCATCTACGGGGTGGCCGTGGGCGTGGTGGCCACCTATGTATTCCACTTCGTGCTGTTCGGCGTGCTGGCCAGCCGCATCGGTCTGGGGCAACTGTTCCTGGATGTGGCCTCGACCCTGGCTGGCCGGTACGCGGGCGGCCCCGCCAAGGTGTCGGTGTTCGGCTCGGCCATGTTCGGCATGCTGTCGGGCTCGTCGGTGGCCAACGCGGTCACGGTCGGATCGCTGACCATTCCCGCCATGATCCGCATCGGCTACCCGCGCCACTTCGCGGCCGGCGTCGAAGCCGCATCGAGCACCGGCGGCCAGATCACCCCGCCCATCATGGGCGCCGCCGCCTTCCTCATGATCGAATTCCTGGACATCCCGTACCAGCAGATCATCGTGGCGGGCATCTTCCCGGCCTTCCTGTATTTCTTCGGCATGTTCATGCAGGTGCACTTCGAGGCCAAGCGCGAAGGGCTGCGCGGCCTGCGCGCCGACGAAATGCCCAACCTGCGCGACTCGTTCAAGCGCCGCTGGCCCACGCTGCTGCCGCTGGTGGGACTGATCGCCGTGCTGGCCAGCGGCCGCACCCCCTACCTGGCGGCGTTCACCGGCATCACCGGCTGCATCCTGGTGGGCCTGCTCAACCCGTACCAGCGCCTGAAGCTGCGCGACCTGTACGACTCGTTCGAAACCGGCGCCAAGTATGCGCTGGCCGTGGGCGCGGCGGCCGGCACCGTAGGCCTGGTGATCGGCGTGGTCACGCTGACCGGCGTGGGCTTCAAGGTCTCGTATATCGTCATCAGCGCGGCGCAGGCCATTGCCGGCGGCGTGGGCGCCGTCATACCGGACATCATCGCCAACACGCAGACCCTGACCCTGATCGCGGCGCTGGTCATGACCGGCATCGTGTGCATTCTGATGGGCTGCGGCATTCCCACCACCGCCAACTACCTGATCATGGTGGCCGTGGCGGCGCCCACGCTGGTGCAGCTGGGCGTGCAGCCGATCGCGGCGCACTTCTTCGTGTTCTATTTCGGCATCCTGGCCGACATCACGCCACCGGTCGCGCTGGCGGCCTATGCCGCCGCCGGCATGGCGGGCAGCGACCCGTTCAAGACCGGCAACACGGCCTTCCGGCTGGGCATCACCAAGCTGATCGTGCCGTTTGTATTCGTGTTCTCGCCATCGCTGCTGATCTCGGTGCAGGGCTTCTCGTGGTACGCCTTCTTCCTCACCCTGCTGGGCTGCATGATCGGCCTGGTGCTGCTGTCGGCGGCACTGTCGCGCTACCTGCTGGTCACGCTGAAACCCTGGGAACGGTGGGTGTGCGTGGTGGGGGCGCTGCTGACCATCATCCCCGGGCTGGGCTCCGGCCTGGTCGGCCTGGCAGTCTGCATTCCCGTGTTCATCCGCCAACTAACGCAATTCAAGGCGGAAAAAACCCTGCCGGCGGCCTGA
- the gluQRS gene encoding tRNA glutamyl-Q(34) synthetase GluQRS: MSYVGRFAPSPSGPLHLGSLVAALASWLDARAHGGRWLLRIEDVDTPRTVPGAAGIIMDQLRALQLHWDGDILWQSQRGPAYQRAFDALAARGLVYGCGCTRREIADSSLRGAAPGADGERPYPGTCRHGLPPGRQARAWRLRVPAGMETFTDRWLGPQQQDVAQAVGDFALRRADGLWAYQLAVVVDDAEQGVTDIVRGADLLSSTARQRVLARLLGFPAPRVMHVPLITDPATGLKLSKQNSAPPLDTTQPLAMLAQAWQALEFPPCPADTPAAFLTQATARWATRFGP, from the coding sequence GTGAGCTACGTCGGCCGTTTTGCCCCCAGCCCTAGCGGGCCACTGCACCTGGGCTCATTAGTAGCCGCCCTGGCCAGCTGGCTCGACGCCCGCGCGCATGGCGGACGCTGGCTGCTGCGCATCGAGGACGTCGACACCCCGCGCACCGTGCCCGGCGCGGCCGGCATCATCATGGATCAACTGCGCGCGCTGCAACTGCACTGGGATGGCGACATCCTGTGGCAATCGCAGCGCGGCCCGGCCTACCAGCGCGCCTTCGACGCGCTGGCCGCGCGCGGGCTGGTATATGGCTGCGGCTGTACCCGGCGCGAGATCGCCGATTCGTCGTTGCGCGGCGCGGCCCCCGGCGCCGACGGCGAGCGGCCATACCCAGGCACCTGCCGCCATGGTCTGCCGCCGGGCCGCCAGGCGCGCGCATGGCGCCTGCGCGTGCCGGCCGGCATGGAAACCTTCACCGATCGCTGGTTGGGCCCCCAGCAGCAAGACGTGGCCCAAGCGGTGGGCGACTTCGCGCTACGCCGCGCCGACGGCCTGTGGGCGTACCAGTTGGCCGTCGTGGTAGACGACGCCGAACAGGGCGTCACCGACATCGTGCGCGGCGCCGACCTGCTCAGCTCCACCGCGCGCCAGCGCGTGCTGGCGCGGCTGCTGGGTTTTCCCGCGCCGCGCGTCATGCACGTGCCACTGATCACCGACCCCGCCACCGGCCTGAAACTGTCGAAGCAGAACAGCGCGCCGCCGCTGGACACCACCCAGCCCCTGGCCATGCTGGCGCAGGCCTGGCAGGCCCTGGAATTCCCGCCGTGTCCCGCCGACACGCCCGCCGCCTTCCTGACCCAGGCCACCGCCCGCTGGGCCACCCGCTTCGGGCCGTAG
- a CDS encoding DSD1 family PLP-dependent enzyme gives MANPPAASVPALPPAAAPGDPLARVDTPSLVLDLDAFESNLRQMQAWADRHGVALRPHAKAHKCPEIARRQLALGARGICCQKVSEALPFVAAGIDDVHISNEVVGAAKLALLAQLARAARVSVCVDDAGNLADISAAMARAQAQVEVLVELDVGQGRCGVPDAAAAVALARQAQALPGVTFGGLQAYHGSVQHVRGHAERAAVAARAAQAAAECARQLRAAGIPCDRITGAGTGSAEFDAASGVYTEMQAGSYAFMDGDYGANAWSGPLAFRHSLFLLATVMSMPAPGRAVVDAGLKSTTIECGLPQVAGGAGLQYAAANDEHGVLKVAADAALRLGDTLLLIPAHVDPTFNLHDSLVAYRDGVVEGVWDISARGLSR, from the coding sequence ATGGCCAACCCCCCCGCCGCATCGGTTCCGGCCCTGCCTCCCGCAGCCGCGCCCGGCGATCCGCTAGCGCGGGTCGATACACCCAGCCTGGTGCTGGATCTGGACGCGTTCGAATCGAACCTGCGCCAGATGCAGGCCTGGGCCGACCGGCACGGCGTGGCCTTGCGTCCGCACGCCAAGGCGCACAAGTGTCCCGAGATCGCGCGCCGCCAGCTGGCGCTGGGCGCGCGCGGCATCTGCTGCCAGAAAGTCAGCGAGGCGCTGCCGTTCGTGGCGGCCGGCATTGACGACGTGCACATCAGCAACGAAGTGGTCGGCGCCGCCAAGCTGGCGCTGCTGGCGCAACTGGCCCGCGCGGCGCGCGTCAGCGTCTGCGTGGACGACGCCGGTAACCTGGCCGACATCTCGGCCGCCATGGCGCGGGCGCAGGCCCAGGTCGAGGTGCTGGTCGAGCTGGATGTGGGCCAGGGCCGCTGCGGCGTGCCCGATGCGGCGGCGGCCGTGGCCCTGGCGCGCCAGGCGCAGGCGCTGCCCGGCGTGACCTTCGGCGGGCTGCAGGCCTATCACGGGTCGGTGCAGCACGTGCGCGGCCATGCCGAACGCGCCGCGGTGGCGGCCCGCGCGGCGCAGGCGGCGGCCGAGTGCGCGCGCCAGCTGCGCGCCGCGGGCATTCCCTGCGACCGCATTACCGGCGCGGGCACGGGCAGCGCCGAGTTCGATGCCGCCAGCGGCGTGTATACCGAAATGCAGGCCGGTTCGTACGCGTTCATGGACGGCGATTACGGGGCCAACGCCTGGTCCGGTCCGTTGGCTTTCCGCCACAGCCTGTTCTTGCTGGCCACGGTCATGAGCATGCCGGCCCCCGGGCGGGCCGTGGTCGACGCCGGCCTGAAATCCACCACGATCGAATGCGGGCTGCCGCAAGTGGCCGGCGGCGCCGGGCTGCAGTATGCCGCTGCCAACGATGAGCACGGCGTGCTGAAAGTGGCCGCCGACGCGGCGCTGCGCCTGGGCGACACGCTGCTGCTGATTCCCGCGCATGTCGACCCGACCTTCAACCTGCACGACAGCCTGGTGGCCTACCGCGACGGCGTGGTCGAGGGCGTGTGGGATATCTCTGCCCGCGGGCTCAGCCGATGA
- a CDS encoding DUF494 family protein, protein MFDILVYLFENYYTPQACPAADVLAKRLAAAGFEHEDIDDALGWLYGLAETTERCVDLAQAPSSGIRIYTDSEYQQLGTESIGFIAFLESAGVLPAPLREIVIDRALAAPETPVSLAKTKIIALMVLWSQEAEIDNLVLEELLDDDGARRLH, encoded by the coding sequence ATGTTCGACATCCTCGTTTATCTGTTCGAAAACTACTATACGCCGCAAGCCTGTCCCGCGGCTGACGTTCTCGCCAAGCGCCTCGCGGCGGCAGGCTTCGAGCACGAAGACATCGACGACGCGCTGGGCTGGCTCTACGGCCTGGCCGAAACCACCGAACGCTGCGTCGATCTCGCCCAGGCGCCCAGTTCCGGCATCCGCATCTACACCGACTCCGAATACCAGCAGCTCGGCACCGAATCCATCGGTTTCATCGCCTTCCTCGAATCAGCTGGCGTACTGCCCGCGCCCCTGCGCGAAATCGTCATCGACCGTGCCCTGGCCGCCCCCGAAACCCCGGTGTCGCTGGCCAAGACCAAGATCATCGCCCTGATGGTCCTCTGGAGCCAGGAAGCCGAGATCGACAACCTGGTTCTCGAAGAACTGCTCGACGACGACGGTGCGCGCCGGCTCCACTGA
- a CDS encoding acetylornithine transaminase — protein sequence MEFSQFNVNALMEITSRPDLVFVRGQGSWLEDHAGKRYLDFVQGWAVNTLGHCAPEMKRALVEQADKLMNPSPAFYNQPSIDLSLRLTGASCFDRVFFANSGAEANEGAIKLARKWGRVKRNGAYKIITMNHGFHGRTLATMSASGKPGWDTMYAPQVEGFPKAELNDLDSVRALIDAQTVAIMLEPVQGESGVIPATPEFMKGLRQLADEHQLLLIVDEVQTGMGRTGSLFAYQQFDVVPDIMTLAKGIGGGVPLAALLARQEVCVFAHGDQGGTYNGNPLMTAVGVAVFDTLAAPGFMDTVRARAQQLSEGLLALSAKWGMGGERGMGLLRALILDREDGPAVVEAARKLEPQGLLLNAPRGNLLRFMPALNVSEQEIAQMLSQLDGVIGALRKS from the coding sequence ATGGAATTCAGCCAGTTCAACGTCAACGCCCTGATGGAGATCACCTCCCGCCCGGACCTGGTGTTCGTGCGAGGCCAGGGCTCCTGGCTGGAAGACCATGCCGGCAAGCGATATCTCGACTTCGTGCAAGGCTGGGCCGTGAACACGCTGGGCCATTGCGCGCCCGAAATGAAGCGCGCCTTGGTGGAACAGGCCGACAAGCTGATGAACCCCTCGCCGGCGTTCTATAACCAGCCGTCTATCGACCTGTCGCTGCGCCTGACCGGCGCGTCGTGCTTTGACCGGGTGTTCTTCGCCAATAGCGGGGCCGAGGCCAACGAAGGCGCCATCAAGCTGGCGCGCAAGTGGGGCCGGGTCAAGCGCAACGGCGCCTACAAGATCATCACCATGAACCACGGCTTTCACGGCCGCACCCTGGCCACCATGTCAGCCTCGGGCAAGCCGGGCTGGGACACGATGTACGCGCCGCAGGTCGAGGGCTTTCCCAAGGCCGAGCTCAACGATCTGGATTCGGTGCGCGCGCTCATCGACGCCCAGACCGTGGCCATCATGCTCGAACCCGTGCAAGGCGAATCCGGCGTGATTCCGGCCACCCCGGAATTCATGAAGGGCCTGCGCCAACTGGCCGACGAGCACCAACTGCTGCTGATCGTCGACGAAGTGCAGACCGGCATGGGCCGCACCGGCTCGCTGTTCGCTTACCAGCAGTTCGACGTTGTGCCCGACATCATGACGCTGGCCAAGGGCATCGGCGGCGGCGTGCCGCTGGCCGCGCTGCTGGCGCGCCAGGAAGTCTGCGTGTTCGCCCATGGCGACCAGGGCGGCACCTACAACGGCAACCCCCTGATGACCGCGGTGGGCGTGGCGGTATTCGACACCTTGGCCGCGCCCGGCTTTATGGACACGGTGCGCGCCCGCGCACAGCAGCTGTCCGAAGGCCTGCTGGCGCTGTCGGCCAAATGGGGCATGGGCGGCGAGCGCGGCATGGGCTTGCTGCGCGCGCTGATCCTCGACCGCGAAGACGGTCCGGCCGTCGTCGAGGCCGCCCGCAAGCTCGAGCCTCAGGGCCTGCTGCTGAACGCGCCGCGCGGCAACCTGCTGCGCTTCATGCCGGCGCTGAACGTCAGCGAACAGGAAATCGCACAAATGCTGTCGCAGCTCGACGGCGTGATCGGCGCGCTGCGCAAGAGCTGA